One region of Armigeres subalbatus isolate Guangzhou_Male chromosome 3, GZ_Asu_2, whole genome shotgun sequence genomic DNA includes:
- the LOC134227832 gene encoding helix-loop-helix protein delilah, with translation MHHTISVHNFNQSPIMGFADPNNNSSVGSFSGSDDATKKDEKYSLRQRQSRRSTPATKPEKKTIPKEKPKQKAPPLSKYRRKTANARERTRMREINSAFENLRKAVPVSVAGTSGNTSPVSSPGQSGGGNSSNEKLTKITTLRMAMKYIRILSDILNNTTEGHLAMDNNNDLDMINHNEIEREVMLKGMLLNEAMFQPILSPQPAKQAEKSPSRKTNSSSTASKKKPKKSNSKSSPPKRTASARPKRTASKVEDKAPSLYPKDDLVDLGMMLDSDNDDSLHLSEPCLSPLQPGNGLKQTFNSCNTTGANDLEFGLFLESDADSLQLSEPCLSPLSHLDSLNPFNDLLHTGFNEQTALELYL, from the coding sequence ATGCATCACACCATATCGGTCCATAATTTCAACCAGTCACCAATCATGGGTTTTGCCGATCCCAATAACAACAGCTCCGTGGGATCCTTCAGCGGCAGCGACGATGCCACTAAGAAAGACGAAAAGTACTCGCTCCGGCAGCGACAGTCGCGCCGATCAACTCCTGCTACCAAGCCGGAAAAGAAAACTATCCCTAAAGAGAAACCCAAACAAAAAGCTCCTCCATTGAGCAAGTACCGACGGAAAACAGCCAATGCCCGAGAGCGAACCCGTATGCGAGAAATAAATAGTGCCTTCGAGAACCTCCGAAAAGCGGTCCCCGTATCGGTTGCCGGCACAAGCGGGAACACCTCCCCGGTAAGCTCACCCGGTCAGTCCGGCGGGGGAAACAGCTCGAACGAAAAGCTCACCAAGATCACCACGCTACGTATGGCCATGAAGTACATTCGGATACTGAGCGACATTTTGAACAACACCACCGAGGGCCACCTGGCGATGGACAACAACAACGATCTTGACATGATCAATCATAACGAAATCGAACGGGAGGTGATGCTGAAGGGAATGCTCCTCAACGAAGCCATGTTCCAGCCGATTCTCAGCCCCCAACCCGCGAAACAAGCAGAGAAAAGCCCCAGTAGGAAAACCAACTCGTCCTCCACCGCTTCCAAGAAGAAACCCAAGAAATCCAACTCCAAATCCAGTCCACCGAAACGAACCGCCAGTGCGCGTCCCAAGCGAACCGCCAGCAAAGTGGAAGACAAGGCTCCCAGTTTATACCCGAAGGACGATCTGGTGGACTTGGGTATGATGCTCGACTCGGACAACGACGATTCGCTTCATCTGTCGGAGCCTTGCCTCAGTCCGCTGCAGCCGGGCAACGGGCTCAAGCAGACCTTCAACAGCTGCAACACCACCGGCGCGAACGACTTGGAGTTCGGTCTGTTTCTCGAGTCGGACGCCGACTCGCTGCAGCTGTCGGAACCTTGCCTCAGCCCGCTGAGCCACCTGGACTCGCTAAATCCGTTCAACGATCTGCTGCATACGGGGTTCAACGAGCAAACGGCCCTGGAGCTGTACTTATAA